The following proteins come from a genomic window of Sulfitobacter indolifex:
- the rpsT gene encoding 30S ribosomal protein S20, with the protein MANTTQSAKRARQNEKRFAINKARRSRIRTYIRKVEEAIASGDKEAATNALKTAQPELMRGVTKGVFHKNTASRKMSRLSARVKALG; encoded by the coding sequence ATGGCAAATACAACACAATCCGCAAAGCGCGCACGTCAAAACGAAAAGCGTTTTGCGATCAACAAAGCACGCCGTTCGCGCATCCGTACCTACATCCGTAAGGTCGAAGAGGCGATTGCCTCCGGTGACAAAGAAGCGGCAACAAACGCTTTGAAGACCGCCCAGCCCGAGCTGATGCGCGGTGTTACCAAAGGCGTTTTCCACAAAAACACTGCTTCGCGCAAAATGTCGCGCCTGTCCGCACGGGTTAAAGCACTGGGTTAA